DNA from Candidatus Binatia bacterium:
TGGAGTCCGCCGAGTCTTGGGACGGGCGCGTTCGGCTCATCGTTGCCGATGAGAGCGCGGTCGAGAGGGTGTCGCGCGAGGTGAGCGCGCGGGGCTGGGTGATTCTCGAACTTCGGAGAGAGGCACTGTCGCTCGAAGACATCTTCTTGCGTCTCGTGCGAGAACCGGCGCAGCGAGCGGCGCGGGAGGCCGAGGCGCGCTCGTGATTGCGGTGGTGCGCAAAGAGCTGGTCTCGTATTTCAGCTCGCTTCTGGCGTACGTAGTCGTTGCGCTGTTCCTGTCCGTTTCGGGGTTCTACTTCTACTCGAACTTGTCGTTCTTTCTCCTGTCGGGCGGCTTCGATCTGACGCGGGGCCTCTGGCAGTATCAGTTCCTGGACATGCGGCAGTATATGCTCACTCTGCTGCCGCTGCTCACGATGCGCCTCTTCGCAGAAGAGCGACGCCTCGGCACGCTCGAGCTGATGTGGACCTACCCTCTGCGCGACGTGGAGATCGTTCTCGGCAAGTACGTGGCGGCGCTCCTCGTACTCCTGCTGATGTTGGCCGGCACGCTGCTGTATCCGCTTCTGCTGTTGCCGGCGGAAGCCTCGTTGCCGGTGAACGCGATCGCTGCGGGCTATCTGGGGTTGTTCCTTCTCGGTGCGGCCTTTCTGGCGTGTGGGATTCTGATTTCCGCGCTCACTGAGAGCCAGGTTCTCGCGGCGGCGGTGACGTACAGCGTGCTGCTCTTGTTCTGGGTTCTCACCTGGAACGAGGCGGCGGTCGGGGCGCCGGTCTTGTGGGTGCTGAGCCAGTTGTCGTTGTTCGATCGGCTCTACGTCTTCGTGCAGGGCGGGATCGACACCGCGGACGTCACGTTCCTCGTGCTGTTCAGCGGGGTATTTCTCGCGTGGACGCTCCAATGTCTCGGATCTCGTCGTTGGCGGGGCGTGAAGTGAATCGGCAGGTCCTGCAATGGACGGCGTTCCTGCTCTCGGTCGCCGCGGTGCTGGCGGTTGCCGTCGCCGTGCAGGCGTTCTCCGAAGTGTGGCGTCGGCAGTTCGACCTGACGCTTGCGCGGCGGCTCTCTCTGTCGAGCTACAGCACGTCAGTGCTCGAGCAGCTGCAGGATCCGCTCGAGATCGACTTCTACTACCGCCGGGGCGAGCGGATGCGCGCCCGGGACCTGCTCGAACGGATCGCGGACGCGTCGAGTCGCGTTCACTATGAGCTGATCGACATCGATCGAAATCCGCTTCAAGCGAAGGAAAACGGCGTCCGTCGGTTCGATCGAGCGGTCTTGTCGTACGATGGGCGCGAGTCCGTGACTCCGGCGGCAACGGAAGAGGCGTTGGTTGGTGGGATAGCGCAGATCCTCGAGCAGCGACGACCGGTCCTCTATTTCGTCAACGACCACCGCGAGCGCACCACGCGGGTCGGGCATGCCGATCAGTTCGGTCGGGCCGCGCAGTTCCTGCGCGGCGAGGGATACGATCTCCTTCCGCTCTCGCTTCTGCAGCAGCCCGACGTCCCGCAGGACGCTTCGGCGGTCGTGCTGGCTGGGCCGGAGGTCGACTACGTCGAGCAGGAGATCGCGAAGTTGGAGGCCTATCTTCGCGGCGGGGGTTCGGTTCTCGTTCTCCTGGATCCCGCGGAGCTCCCCCGTCTCGCGTCCTGGATTGCGACACACGGGCTGGAGTTGGCGGACGACGTGGTGATCGATCAGGCCAACCGGGTCTACGGCAGCGATGGCACGAACGTTCTCGTGCCGTACTTCCGTGATCATCCCTCTGTGAACGCGCTGGAGACGCCTGCGGTTCTCGGACGGGGGCGCTCCGTCGGTGTGGCCGGCGGCGGCGACGGAGACGACGCGGATGACGTGCAGATCGTCGCGCGGACCGCTCGAGAGAGCTTCGCGGCGCACGGGGCGGAGCGGACGCGAGGCGGTTCGGTCGAGTTCGCTTCCGAGACGGATCGAGCCGGACCCATCGGTGTGATCGGAGCGTCGATCGTCGATACCGGGGGGCGGCTGCTCGTCGTCGGGGATGCGGACTTCGCGAGCGACAACTTCGTCACGCTTCTCGGAAACAAGGACCTGCTGGTCACGCTCCTGGGCTGGCTCACCGAGCGTGAGGCGACGGGGGCGCGGGTGCGCGCCGATACCGCCGGCCTGGGGCCTTTGTCGCCGGTCTTCGTTTCGGAGCGCCTGGCGACGAAGATCTTCTGGCTCGCGGTGATCGTTCAGCCGGGGCTAGTGTTGCTGCTGGGCGTGGGCGTGGTCCTCCGCCGCCGGCGGCGGTGAGGGCGGAATGTCGTCCGCTCTCCGCTCGGTCGTATCCCTCGTCGTCATCGCCGCTTCGGCGCTCGCGACCTGGGTAGCGGTCGGCCTTCAGCCGCCGCCGCCGCTCCCGCCTGGCGAGCAGGTGGAGTCGGTGTTCGGATTCGATACGGACGCCGTCGTTGGAATCTCGGTGCGGACCTGGCAGGGCGCGCTTCGCGCCGTCCGCAGCGACGGCCACTGGCAGGTGGTGATCCTCGAACTGGCCCCGCAGGTCGCCCCGTCCGAATCGGTTCCGCCGCCGGGCCAGGCTGCGATCGATGCGGCCATGGATGTCCTCGTGCGCGACGTCGTGGGATTGCCCGAAGTGAACAGCTTCGAGAGCGCCGCCCCCCTCGCGGAATTCGGCCTCGACACCCCCGACGCCTCGATCTCCCTCACCCTGGCCTCCGGCGCGACGACGACCTTGGAAATCGGCGCCCGCACCACCAGCGCCGCCGGCCTCTACGCCCGCCTCCGCTCGTCCCCCGAAATCCTCCAAATCGGCGGCCTCCTCCTCACCCAAACCCGCACCGCCTTCTTCCACCTCCGAGGGTTGGGAGGGGACGTTGGTTAGTCTCGCCCTTTTTGTTTAGTCGCGGCGACCAGCGTTTCGGGGCGAGGCCAAAGCGCGGCGCGACTAAACAAAAAGGGCGAGACTAACCAACGTCCCCGACTGTCTGGGGCCGGGACTCGAGGTGGTCGACGCGGGGGCCTTGGGCGAGCCAGTCGGAGGCGGCGCGGAGGCCGGCGCGGTACATGTCGCGCATCATGCTGCGTTGGAAGTTCAAGTAGGAGCCGGCGCTGAAGAGGTTGCGGTCGTGGGTGGGGCGGATGGCTTCGTACAGCTTCACGTCGCGGTAGGGGCTGCCGTCGACGTGGGCGAGGCGGTTGCGGTCGAGGAGCAGCATGCGGTCGACGTTGTAGGCGTTCTCAAGGAATGCATCGAGCGTGCGTTCGAGGGCGCGTCCCATGTTGGTGAGCTCTTCGTCCTGTTTGTCGCCTTCGGTCACGAGAACGGTCACGATCTGATCGGCGCCCAGCGCTACCGCTGGAGCGAGCGGCGTGTTCACGAGGAGGCCGCCGTCCCACAGGAGGTGGGATCCGATCGTGATCGGGTTGAAGAGCAAGGGAATGCTGGCACTCGCCATCAGCATGTCGACCGTGATCGCCGGGACGACGACGTACTCGGATGCGGGCACCGCCGGGACCGGGCCCGTAACGTAGCGCACGACCCGCCGGGTATTGATATCGACAGCGTTGATCGCGAGCCGCCGCTCCGCGGGGATGCGGGTGCCGCCGAACACACCGATCAGTCGATCGCGCAGCTCGGCCGTGTCTACGAGGAACGGTTCTTCGATTCCGTCGAGGATCCGGCTCACGACGTCGAAACGGCTCGTGAGTAGGTAGTCCATCGTGAGCGCCGCAAGGCTTCCCATCCGCGGAGGCCAGTAGTGGCGGGCGCGCTGGCCGAGTCGGGTGAGGTCCTCGGGGAGTCGCATCGGAAGCTGCGCGATTTCCTGGGCGAGCGTTTTCACGATGGCGACGGCGCCCGACTCGAACAACTTCGCGCTGGCCCGAACCGGTGGGTCGTCCGCCAGGCCGAACCAGAATTCCATGATCTCGACCGGTGACAGCCCGCACGCGATCATCGCCGCGTTGAGTGCTCCGGCGGACGTGCCGCTCAGCACCGCCGGGCCGTCGGCAAACCTCTCGTCGCGCAGGAGTCGTTCGTAGACGCCGACTTGAAAGGGACCACGGGCTCCGCCTCCGGAAAGGACGAGGCCTAGCTTCTCGCCGCCGCGGGCGCTCTGGGAAGACACGATCTTCTCAATATGGCGGAAGCGCGGGGCTGTTTCACGTCGTGAGGGGAGTCCGTCGCCGTGGCGCTCCGTGTATAGTGTGGCCGGCGGATGACGATTTTCCTCTTGGCCCTGTTCCTGGCAACCCTCAGCGTTCTCGCGCTCGCCCGGTGGCATCCCGCCGCGATCGAACCGTTCCCCACGGGCTCGCGCAGAGCACTCGCCCTGGCACTCCTCACATTGACGCTCGCGCTGGCGTGTTTCGCTCCGCTTCTCGAGTACCCGGACACGGATCCCAACATGGAGATCCCGGATCTCCCGTTCGGAGCCCTGTTTCTCGGCCACGGACTGCTTGCGAGCTTTCTGCTCCTTTGGTGGATCCTCGCCGGACGCCCGCCGCTCCGCGAGTACCTCCACCTAAATTTTGGCGACTTGCGCGACTCTTTGCGACTCGGTGCGGCCGCAGGGGCCGCCGGCTGGGCCGTGACGATGACGACGATGGCTGTCGTCGGGACCCTCGCAGTCACCCTGGAGCCGGGGTCCCTCCCGCAGGACGGGGATATTCCCTCCACGGTCCGCATCATCGTGGAGCTCGCCTGGTACGAACGACTTCTCCTCGTTCTCTCGGCCGGCATCGTCGAGGAGGCGTTCTTCCGCTCCTTCCTGCAGACGCGGTGCGGTCTGATTCTGTCGAGCGTGCTCTTTACCACGAGCCACATGAGCTACGGGCTTCCCCTCATGCTGGTGGGCGTTTTTGCGGTGTCGGTGGTGTTCGGACTCGTGTTTCGAGCGCGTCGCGACGTGCTGCCGTGCATGGTGGCGCACTCCGTCTTCGATGGGATCCAGCTTTTCCTGATCTTGCCGGCCGTGGTCGCCGGAAGTTAGTCTTGGAAGAGCGATGTCCGATCCTGCGCCTTTCCTCGTCCCCGTCGACGACAGCCAGATTCGCGCCGAGCGGGCCAAGGCTCGCGAGTTGCGGCGCAGTGCCTGGTGGAAACAGAAGCGTTCGAGCGGACGTTGCCACTACTGCGACGCACAGGTCGGCGCGCACGAGCTCACGATGGATCACAAGGTCCCGATCATCCGCGGTGGCCGCACCACCAAGGGCAACGTCGTCCCGGCCTGCAAGCCGTGCAACGACGCGAAGAAGCACAGCCTGCCGACGGAGTGGTCGCCCGAGGGTGAGACCTGAATGCCGATCGAGTTGCTGAATTCGATTGGTGAGCGGCTTCGCCAGCGGGATCCGCACGTGGTCGATCTCGAGGTCTCGCGACGCGCTGCGGTTGCGATGACCCTTGCGCCGTCCGGCGACGATCTCGCCGTGCTGCTCATTCGCCGCGCCGAGCACGAAAGCGATCCGTGGTCCGGACACATGGCCTTCCCCGGTGGTCACAGTGATCCGACCGATGCCACGCTCGCCGACACGGCGATTCGCGAAACCCTCGAAGAAGTCGGAATCGATCTGGCGAGGCACGGCCAGCTGGTCTCGCGACTCGATGACGTTCAAGCCCATGCACGAGGTCACGCGCTCGACATGGTCGTCACCCCGTTCCTCTTCTCTCTCGATCATCCGCA
Protein-coding regions in this window:
- a CDS encoding DUF4340 domain-containing protein, which encodes MSSALRSVVSLVVIAASALATWVAVGLQPPPPLPPGEQVESVFGFDTDAVVGISVRTWQGALRAVRSDGHWQVVILELAPQVAPSESVPPPGQAAIDAAMDVLVRDVVGLPEVNSFESAAPLAEFGLDTPDASISLTLASGATTTLEIGARTTSAAGLYARLRSSPEILQIGGLLLTQTRTAFFHLRGLGGDVG
- a CDS encoding HNH endonuclease, coding for MSDPAPFLVPVDDSQIRAERAKARELRRSAWWKQKRSSGRCHYCDAQVGAHELTMDHKVPIIRGGRTTKGNVVPACKPCNDAKKHSLPTEWSPEGET
- a CDS encoding ABC transporter permease; translation: MIAVVRKELVSYFSSLLAYVVVALFLSVSGFYFYSNLSFFLLSGGFDLTRGLWQYQFLDMRQYMLTLLPLLTMRLFAEERRLGTLELMWTYPLRDVEIVLGKYVAALLVLLLMLAGTLLYPLLLLPAEASLPVNAIAAGYLGLFLLGAAFLACGILISALTESQVLAAAVTYSVLLLFWVLTWNEAAVGAPVLWVLSQLSLFDRLYVFVQGGIDTADVTFLVLFSGVFLAWTLQCLGSRRWRGVK
- a CDS encoding CoA pyrophosphatase, translating into MPIELLNSIGERLRQRDPHVVDLEVSRRAAVAMTLAPSGDDLAVLLIRRAEHESDPWSGHMAFPGGHSDPTDATLADTAIRETLEEVGIDLARHGQLVSRLDDVQAHARGHALDMVVTPFLFSLDHPHPTTIDESEVADAIWIPLQVFRDERFHGTTPIARGDFRADFPAFLYEGNTVWGMTYRMIREFLRAALPEDEATTDA
- a CDS encoding type II CAAX endopeptidase family protein; translated protein: MTIFLLALFLATLSVLALARWHPAAIEPFPTGSRRALALALLTLTLALACFAPLLEYPDTDPNMEIPDLPFGALFLGHGLLASFLLLWWILAGRPPLREYLHLNFGDLRDSLRLGAAAGAAGWAVTMTTMAVVGTLAVTLEPGSLPQDGDIPSTVRIIVELAWYERLLLVLSAGIVEEAFFRSFLQTRCGLILSSVLFTTSHMSYGLPLMLVGVFAVSVVFGLVFRARRDVLPCMVAHSVFDGIQLFLILPAVVAGS
- a CDS encoding GldG family protein, whose product is MSRISSLAGREVNRQVLQWTAFLLSVAAVLAVAVAVQAFSEVWRRQFDLTLARRLSLSSYSTSVLEQLQDPLEIDFYYRRGERMRARDLLERIADASSRVHYELIDIDRNPLQAKENGVRRFDRAVLSYDGRESVTPAATEEALVGGIAQILEQRRPVLYFVNDHRERTTRVGHADQFGRAAQFLRGEGYDLLPLSLLQQPDVPQDASAVVLAGPEVDYVEQEIAKLEAYLRGGGSVLVLLDPAELPRLASWIATHGLELADDVVIDQANRVYGSDGTNVLVPYFRDHPSVNALETPAVLGRGRSVGVAGGGDGDDADDVQIVARTARESFAAHGAERTRGGSVEFASETDRAGPIGVIGASIVDTGGRLLVVGDADFASDNFVTLLGNKDLLVTLLGWLTEREATGARVRADTAGLGPLSPVFVSERLATKIFWLAVIVQPGLVLLLGVGVVLRRRRR
- a CDS encoding patatin-like phospholipase family protein, which gives rise to MSSQSARGGEKLGLVLSGGGARGPFQVGVYERLLRDERFADGPAVLSGTSAGALNAAMIACGLSPVEIMEFWFGLADDPPVRASAKLFESGAVAIVKTLAQEIAQLPMRLPEDLTRLGQRARHYWPPRMGSLAALTMDYLLTSRFDVVSRILDGIEEPFLVDTAELRDRLIGVFGGTRIPAERRLAINAVDINTRRVVRYVTGPVPAVPASEYVVVPAITVDMLMASASIPLLFNPITIGSHLLWDGGLLVNTPLAPAVALGADQIVTVLVTEGDKQDEELTNMGRALERTLDAFLENAYNVDRMLLLDRNRLAHVDGSPYRDVKLYEAIRPTHDRNLFSAGSYLNFQRSMMRDMYRAGLRAASDWLAQGPRVDHLESRPQTVGDVG